The following coding sequences lie in one Candidatus Nitrospira allomarina genomic window:
- a CDS encoding carbon monoxide dehydrogenase beta subunit family protein yields the protein MELTKELEEAIVAPGPQGFHPPSAAELGVLTPEQGYGLKFGHVVAEELAMEAMARTMLTRKNATIFPGPMVLWNWNDHAADKARAVLELAAQLPDVLVIPMPDYRPKYPKVEPEEVINPNHPNLTIWGNKIEACIFIGVHCHYANLTLKMIRAGTNCWTSAICAEQGHEDAMFTVRDSDAAKIRRVAAVFKRVREEMGIKLPESGNNVRFTGLQSKVHGGKTHTNPLDFNIESPVDGDAAAFGHKAEHMQREA from the coding sequence GTGGAATTAACGAAAGAGTTAGAAGAAGCAATCGTGGCCCCAGGCCCACAAGGTTTCCATCCACCATCTGCTGCGGAACTTGGTGTCCTGACGCCTGAACAAGGATATGGTTTGAAGTTTGGCCATGTTGTTGCGGAAGAGCTGGCAATGGAAGCTATGGCGCGTACGATGTTGACTCGAAAGAATGCAACCATTTTCCCTGGTCCGATGGTTTTGTGGAATTGGAATGATCATGCGGCCGATAAGGCTAGAGCTGTATTAGAGCTGGCAGCCCAATTGCCCGATGTGCTCGTCATTCCCATGCCGGATTATCGCCCCAAGTACCCCAAGGTTGAACCGGAGGAAGTGATCAATCCGAATCATCCCAATCTGACAATATGGGGAAATAAGATTGAAGCCTGTATTTTTATCGGGGTCCATTGTCACTATGCTAATCTGACTCTTAAAATGATTCGAGCCGGAACCAATTGCTGGACATCTGCTATTTGTGCGGAACAGGGGCATGAGGATGCCATGTTCACGGTTCGAGATTCTGATGCTGCAAAGATCCGAAGAGTTGCAGCAGTTTTTAAGCGGGTACGAGAAGAAATGGGAATAAAGTTACCAGAAAGTGGCAATAATGTTCGTTTTACTGGACTGCAGTCCAAGGTCCATGGCGGAAAAACACACACCAATCCTCTGGATTTTAATATCGAAAGCCCGGTTGATGGAGACGCAGCAGCGTTTGGCCATAAAGCTGAACATATGCAAAGGGAAGCATGA
- a CDS encoding LolA family protein: MMSLPFLRWAIYLGIICFMMPVSDTSAASVSVMEDIVAKVDARYAQTKDLQADFVQETILEGFTTGFTSSGRLYLKKPGLLRWDYLHPSEEQIYVNGDQVMMYVPEHQQVVKGALTQMAASKGPLALLQGAGNLSQQFTILESADGSKDNEKFPSLTLVPKPVDQTPPTIKKIVLKLFPDTYFIQGITLFEVSGNISHVMFDHIQANTGLSSSQLTFDVPPDVVVVELP, from the coding sequence ATGATGTCACTGCCGTTCCTGCGATGGGCGATCTATCTAGGCATTATTTGCTTTATGATGCCTGTATCCGATACCTCGGCGGCATCTGTTTCCGTCATGGAAGATATCGTTGCGAAGGTTGATGCTCGTTATGCTCAGACCAAAGATTTGCAAGCTGACTTCGTCCAGGAAACCATTCTTGAAGGATTTACGACGGGGTTTACCTCTTCAGGGCGGCTCTATTTAAAAAAGCCTGGATTGCTTCGATGGGATTATCTTCATCCATCGGAAGAGCAGATTTATGTGAATGGTGATCAGGTCATGATGTATGTCCCTGAGCATCAGCAGGTGGTCAAAGGGGCGCTTACGCAAATGGCCGCGTCCAAGGGGCCCCTAGCTCTTCTGCAGGGGGCAGGAAATCTATCTCAGCAATTTACGATTCTGGAATCCGCAGATGGCTCGAAAGATAATGAAAAGTTCCCGAGTCTCACCTTAGTCCCTAAGCCTGTTGACCAAACCCCTCCAACTATCAAGAAAATTGTGCTCAAACTCTTTCCTGATACGTATTTTATTCAGGGTATTACCTTGTTTGAGGTGAGCGGGAATATCTCTCATGTGATGTTTGACCACATTCAGGCGAATACGGGTCTTTCGTCCAGTCAGCTCACTTTTGATGTTCCGCCGGATGTTGTGGTGGTGGAATTACCCTGA
- a CDS encoding HAD family hydrolase, with translation MTTWRAEVLFFDFDGTLIDSKIDIATSVNLTLRDLGLALRSREEIFSFVGDGVKRLLRLSVGEENFDQYEKALEIFRKHYLEHCVETTRFYPGIWEVLHHYQDRRKAIVTNKSLEYTLSIVDGLHAQDLFHHVEAPRDTMELKPEPVMLLRALEGLGVDPSDAVMIGDSTNDVRAAQAAGIRACAVGYGYGNREKVAALRPDFYCENPKDLLGLF, from the coding sequence ATGACTACATGGCGTGCGGAAGTGTTGTTCTTTGACTTTGACGGAACTTTGATCGATTCGAAAATCGATATTGCCACCTCGGTAAACCTGACGCTAAGGGATTTGGGATTGGCCTTACGATCCCGGGAAGAAATATTTAGTTTTGTGGGTGACGGGGTGAAGCGGCTATTGCGGTTATCGGTGGGGGAAGAAAATTTTGATCAATATGAAAAAGCCTTGGAGATTTTTCGAAAACATTATCTAGAGCATTGCGTGGAAACCACACGGTTTTACCCTGGGATTTGGGAGGTGCTTCATCATTATCAGGACCGAAGAAAAGCTATAGTGACCAACAAGTCCTTGGAGTACACCCTTTCAATTGTGGATGGGTTACATGCCCAGGATCTCTTTCATCATGTCGAGGCCCCTCGGGATACGATGGAATTGAAGCCAGAACCTGTAATGTTGTTGCGGGCACTTGAGGGATTGGGCGTCGATCCCTCTGATGCGGTGATGATTGGGGATAGTACGAATGATGTTCGAGCAGCCCAGGCGGCGGGTATTCGAGCTTGTGCCGTAGGGTATGGGTACGGGAATCGAGAAAAAGTTGCAGCATTACGGCCTGACTTTTATTGTGAAAATCCGAAAGATCTTCTTGGGTTGTTTTAA
- a CDS encoding YqaA family protein, with the protein MELGKQLYEWMLSWSDSPYGVPALFCLAFAESSFFPLPPDVLVIALTLGNPSLGWWYATVATMGSVLGGAFGYGIGWLGGRPLLLKFMGQARMDLVHQYFQRYEAWAILIAGFTPIPYKIFTIGAGAFYVNFRTFMVASLISRGGRFFLVAGAIQFMGPWVKELIEKYFNLFSIVFVVMLVLGFWLVQHHGKKLTHPAPTREQ; encoded by the coding sequence ATGGAATTGGGCAAACAATTATACGAGTGGATGTTATCGTGGTCTGACTCTCCCTATGGAGTTCCGGCCTTATTCTGTCTCGCTTTCGCCGAATCTTCATTTTTCCCATTGCCTCCTGATGTGTTAGTGATTGCGCTTACTCTTGGCAATCCAAGCCTGGGTTGGTGGTACGCAACGGTTGCGACAATGGGGTCTGTACTTGGAGGAGCTTTTGGATATGGAATCGGATGGTTAGGGGGACGGCCTCTTCTGCTTAAATTTATGGGGCAAGCAAGAATGGATTTGGTGCATCAGTATTTTCAACGGTATGAAGCCTGGGCTATTCTCATCGCAGGTTTCACCCCCATTCCGTACAAAATTTTTACCATTGGGGCAGGAGCGTTTTATGTGAACTTTCGAACTTTTATGGTGGCCTCACTTATCAGTCGGGGCGGTCGGTTTTTTCTCGTTGCAGGTGCTATCCAATTCATGGGCCCATGGGTCAAAGAACTCATCGAAAAGTACTTCAACTTATTTTCCATTGTCTTTGTGGTGATGTTGGTGCTTGGATTTTGGCTGGTCCAACATCATGGAAAAAAACTCACACATCCCGCGCCAACCCGAGAACAGTAA
- a CDS encoding 2-oxoacid:acceptor oxidoreductase family protein, with product MAIRYNIRMAGVGGQGVVTASHIFSTAVINAGGESTIVPFYGSEKRMAPVESYVRVSNEPIYEIGEITFPHILMVFHPQCITHGKSYTNPFYYGLKKEGVVLINSNTPMNLEPDQAAELKELGAKIYYLPATQMSLDVAGIDLATNMAMVGAIGAITGLSTIEATGEAVKDRFLGKGFVVSGGTAALDSVVERKFKKKAELIEKNLAVVKAGWDYAVDNGWTLGASSMADQTTSAANKAAAKASV from the coding sequence ATGGCTATTCGTTATAACATTCGTATGGCAGGCGTTGGTGGTCAGGGTGTGGTGACTGCATCCCACATTTTTAGCACAGCGGTCATTAATGCTGGGGGAGAGAGCACCATCGTTCCGTTTTATGGGTCTGAAAAGCGAATGGCTCCCGTAGAAAGCTATGTTCGTGTTTCAAATGAGCCGATTTATGAAATTGGAGAAATTACCTTTCCCCATATTCTCATGGTCTTTCATCCACAGTGCATTACCCATGGTAAGAGCTACACGAATCCATTTTATTATGGGTTAAAAAAAGAGGGAGTCGTTCTTATCAATAGCAATACACCCATGAATCTTGAGCCGGATCAAGCTGCCGAATTGAAAGAACTGGGTGCAAAAATTTATTACCTTCCAGCCACCCAAATGTCTTTAGATGTGGCGGGAATTGATCTGGCCACCAATATGGCGATGGTAGGAGCCATCGGCGCAATTACGGGACTTTCGACTATAGAGGCCACCGGAGAGGCTGTGAAAGATAGATTTCTCGGAAAAGGTTTTGTGGTGTCAGGTGGAACTGCTGCATTGGATAGTGTGGTGGAAAGAAAGTTCAAGAAGAAGGCGGAATTGATTGAGAAAAATTTAGCGGTGGTAAAGGCTGGTTGGGATTATGCTGTCGATAATGGATGGACTTTGGGAGCCTCCTCAATGGCTGACCAAACAACGAGTGCGGCAAATAAAGCAGCAGCAAAGGCTTCGGTCTAA
- the surE gene encoding 5'/3'-nucleotidase SurE, whose translation MIHSSPGPIILVTNDDGINAPGIRVLAEALSPLGEVWVVAPEKTQNAVGRSMTLHKPLRLRPLKKRWYAVNGTPADCVTLAVCHLLPACLPNLVVSGINNGWNLGDDVTNSGTVAGAIEGMLHGIPSIAISLEDLPKCQYAVAGHFAFLVGKRVLECGLPEETILNVNVPSRRLENIAGIQITCLSQRRYLNPVVEKTDPRGNRYFWIAGQRESWARGKHSDHDAVSNQMVSISPLHLDLTDYSAMQALKGWEKSLFPSKQSLRKPIKISGKGKRSPIKPKRL comes from the coding sequence ATGATCCATTCTTCTCCCGGACCAATCATCTTGGTTACCAATGATGATGGAATAAATGCTCCTGGTATCAGGGTGTTGGCTGAAGCTCTGAGCCCATTAGGGGAAGTTTGGGTTGTGGCCCCAGAGAAAACACAAAATGCCGTTGGGCGGTCGATGACATTGCATAAACCATTAAGACTGCGTCCTCTGAAAAAACGATGGTATGCCGTTAATGGGACCCCAGCGGATTGCGTGACACTAGCCGTGTGTCATCTTCTACCGGCGTGCCTGCCAAATTTGGTGGTATCAGGTATTAATAATGGATGGAATTTGGGTGATGACGTTACTAATTCCGGAACGGTTGCCGGAGCCATTGAAGGTATGCTTCATGGTATTCCTTCTATTGCCATTTCCCTGGAAGACTTACCAAAATGTCAATATGCCGTCGCAGGCCATTTTGCCTTTTTGGTTGGCAAACGGGTTTTAGAATGTGGGCTTCCTGAAGAAACCATATTGAACGTGAATGTTCCGAGTCGTCGATTGGAGAACATTGCCGGTATTCAAATAACCTGTTTGAGCCAGCGACGTTATCTCAATCCCGTAGTCGAAAAGACAGATCCGAGGGGTAATCGATATTTTTGGATTGCCGGACAACGAGAATCATGGGCTAGAGGTAAGCATTCTGATCATGACGCCGTTTCCAATCAAATGGTTTCAATTTCTCCACTTCATTTGGATTTGACTGATTATTCTGCGATGCAGGCGCTGAAAGGGTGGGAGAAGTCTCTTTTTCCCTCAAAACAATCCCTGCGAAAACCAATCAAAATTTCTGGGAAAGGTAAGCGATCTCCAATAAAACCAAAACGTCTATGA
- the cutA gene encoding divalent-cation tolerance protein CutA has protein sequence MEEMVVMVTVGSEGEATSLSRILVKNGLAACVNIIPGVRSIFHWEGEIAEEQEFLLLAKTVRRSYDQLVSLVKANHSYEVPEIIALPIQLGSEEYLAWIRDATKSRVGMNEE, from the coding sequence ATGGAAGAAATGGTCGTAATGGTGACGGTAGGTTCTGAGGGAGAGGCTACAAGCCTGTCAAGGATTTTGGTAAAGAACGGATTAGCCGCTTGCGTCAATATCATTCCAGGCGTGCGATCAATTTTTCATTGGGAAGGTGAAATTGCTGAGGAACAGGAATTTTTGCTATTGGCAAAAACTGTGAGACGGTCGTATGACCAATTGGTTTCCTTGGTGAAAGCCAATCATAGTTATGAGGTTCCTGAAATCATTGCTCTGCCTATTCAGCTTGGAAGCGAAGAATATTTAGCCTGGATTCGAGATGCAACCAAGAGTCGAGTCGGCATGAATGAAGAGTAA
- a CDS encoding thiamine pyrophosphate-dependent enzyme, whose amino-acid sequence MSLDYVKFTPGFGKFMPKEYRDMVEHGPFGKKTSVSQVGTFKEILEEHPMCAGCAMTLFIRLAIIAFPNPEDTITVGTAGCGRLAISQAAIPFVYGNYGDQNGVASGLSRGLRLRFGDRPKDVVVMAGDGGMADIGFAQTLHSWFRKEKFTTIMLDNEVYGNTGGQESGMTNKGQVLKMAPLGKKFEKMDMLGMAKVAGCAYVATVVPNNPRRVESVIKKAVLIAREVGPTYIQAYTSCNIEYAIPTDKVMEDAKDVENDRYAFSEYLTDEAKQYLGELYGYKEYLPKPAAAVTKG is encoded by the coding sequence ATGAGTCTCGATTACGTAAAATTCACGCCCGGTTTCGGAAAGTTTATGCCAAAAGAATATAGGGATATGGTCGAGCATGGACCATTTGGAAAAAAAACTTCTGTATCGCAAGTGGGAACGTTTAAGGAGATCTTAGAGGAACATCCTATGTGTGCGGGATGCGCGATGACCTTGTTTATTCGATTGGCTATTATTGCATTCCCTAATCCAGAAGATACGATTACAGTTGGTACTGCTGGTTGCGGGCGACTAGCCATCTCTCAGGCAGCTATTCCTTTTGTCTATGGAAATTACGGCGATCAAAATGGGGTGGCCAGTGGATTGTCACGCGGACTTCGCTTGAGATTTGGAGATCGCCCTAAAGATGTTGTAGTGATGGCGGGGGATGGGGGAATGGCAGACATTGGTTTTGCTCAAACTTTGCATTCCTGGTTTCGAAAGGAAAAATTTACGACCATCATGTTGGATAACGAAGTATATGGGAATACCGGTGGTCAAGAAAGTGGCATGACCAACAAGGGCCAAGTTTTGAAGATGGCACCTTTAGGGAAAAAATTTGAAAAGATGGATATGTTAGGAATGGCCAAGGTTGCGGGGTGTGCCTATGTGGCGACAGTGGTTCCCAATAACCCAAGAAGAGTGGAAAGTGTCATTAAAAAAGCGGTCCTGATTGCGCGAGAAGTTGGCCCAACGTATATCCAAGCCTATACCTCATGTAATATTGAATACGCGATTCCAACAGATAAAGTGATGGAAGATGCCAAAGATGTCGAGAATGATCGTTATGCATTTTCTGAATATCTTACAGACGAGGCCAAGCAGTATTTAGGGGAATTGTATGGATACAAAGAATATCTACCGAAGCCTGCAGCTGCAGTAACAAAAGGGTAG
- a CDS encoding pyruvate ferredoxin oxidoreductase, giving the protein MYLVANIDIDICAATSCKLCTQYCPEANTIQYDTEAGKDRGLKYGSAYVAVDRCKGCAQCVWVCDNMAKHHAIKMEMIDQIGDAALTENISYLEKNTKPVLASPLRG; this is encoded by the coding sequence ATGTATCTTGTTGCAAATATAGATATAGATATTTGTGCTGCAACCAGCTGTAAGTTGTGCACACAATACTGTCCGGAAGCCAATACGATTCAGTATGATACGGAGGCGGGAAAGGACAGGGGTTTAAAGTATGGGTCGGCTTATGTCGCCGTTGATCGTTGCAAGGGTTGCGCACAATGCGTATGGGTGTGTGACAATATGGCCAAGCATCATGCCATCAAAATGGAAATGATCGATCAAATTGGGGATGCGGCACTTACTGAAAATATTTCCTACTTGGAAAAAAATACTAAGCCGGTTCTTGCTAGTCCGCTGAGGGGATAA
- the thrH gene encoding bifunctional phosphoserine phosphatase/homoserine phosphotransferase ThrH: protein MAQPVITCLDMEGVLFPEIWLALADKVGIQELRLTTRDVADYDVLMKKRLEVLKAHRITLRDIQEVASTISPLPGVPDFFAWLRERCQIIILSDTYYEFVGSLMKKLDFPTIFCHTLGVDSHGFITDYFLRQQDQKRHAVSAMKGIGFRVLAGGDSYNDVSMLKEADAGFFFCPPDSIIQEFPQFPVARSYVEFQEHLGRAGGFSS from the coding sequence ATGGCGCAGCCGGTTATTACCTGTTTGGACATGGAAGGAGTGTTATTTCCTGAGATCTGGCTAGCTTTGGCGGATAAAGTTGGCATACAAGAGCTACGTCTGACCACCAGGGATGTTGCGGATTATGATGTCTTAATGAAAAAACGACTGGAAGTCCTGAAAGCGCATCGCATTACTCTTCGGGATATTCAGGAAGTTGCCAGTACGATTTCTCCCCTCCCTGGCGTTCCTGATTTTTTTGCCTGGCTGCGTGAACGATGTCAAATCATTATATTGTCGGACACGTATTATGAGTTTGTCGGATCACTTATGAAGAAGCTCGACTTCCCTACGATTTTTTGCCATACATTGGGAGTTGATTCCCATGGGTTTATCACAGATTATTTCTTACGCCAACAGGATCAAAAGCGACACGCTGTCAGTGCGATGAAAGGTATCGGGTTCAGAGTCTTGGCGGGAGGAGACTCTTATAATGATGTTTCAATGTTAAAGGAAGCCGACGCCGGATTTTTTTTCTGTCCTCCTGATTCAATTATCCAGGAATTTCCCCAATTCCCTGTAGCTCGTTCATATGTGGAATTTCAGGAGCATTTGGGTCGGGCAGGCGGCTTCTCTTCCTGA
- a CDS encoding M23 family metallopeptidase encodes MKESEDTLTVIIFRGARSNPWRLKFRKSLVKYGMIVGLVLLLVQGGVITHYVYQWSQLSELGEIKQELTSSRARTSNFSTEVDGMKKRMLALETLNRKLQTMFGLEADEIQGLPSGLPGQGGEELPYEEMPYDGVQEEASWDLKTSIEKTGTSPEVSGLNSTMDRKITEIKAGLEWLNQQTELESQILEELSAAAQQKADQWASIPSIWPVKGALTSKFGPRVSPFTGKKALHAGIDIGAPTGTEVRSPAAGKVVVAAYDGRMGKFVRIDHGYGIETTYGHMSKINVKYGDKVQRGDLVGLVGSTGKFSTGPHLHYQVAVNDRVVDPIHYILD; translated from the coding sequence ATGAAAGAGTCTGAAGATACGTTGACGGTCATAATCTTTCGTGGGGCCCGCTCAAATCCCTGGCGCCTAAAATTCCGAAAATCTCTTGTGAAGTATGGAATGATTGTGGGTTTAGTGTTGCTGCTGGTTCAGGGTGGGGTTATTACGCATTATGTTTACCAGTGGAGCCAACTGAGTGAATTAGGAGAAATAAAACAAGAATTAACGTCCTCGCGTGCTCGAACCAGTAATTTTTCAACCGAAGTAGATGGAATGAAAAAGCGGATGTTAGCGCTAGAGACCCTTAATCGGAAGCTTCAAACCATGTTTGGTCTTGAGGCGGATGAGATTCAGGGGCTGCCTTCTGGTCTTCCTGGGCAGGGTGGAGAGGAATTACCCTATGAGGAGATGCCATATGATGGGGTCCAAGAAGAGGCGTCTTGGGATTTAAAAACTTCAATTGAAAAAACCGGGACGTCACCTGAGGTCTCTGGTTTAAATTCGACCATGGACCGAAAAATTACCGAGATTAAGGCTGGACTAGAGTGGCTAAATCAACAAACTGAATTGGAAAGTCAAATCCTGGAAGAGCTTTCTGCCGCAGCCCAGCAAAAAGCTGATCAATGGGCCTCCATCCCTTCCATCTGGCCAGTCAAAGGTGCCTTAACCTCAAAGTTTGGTCCTCGGGTCTCCCCCTTTACGGGTAAAAAAGCCCTGCATGCTGGTATTGATATCGGTGCTCCTACTGGAACCGAAGTTCGTTCTCCTGCAGCGGGGAAAGTTGTCGTGGCCGCCTATGATGGGCGTATGGGAAAATTTGTTCGTATTGACCATGGTTATGGCATAGAAACGACTTATGGGCATATGTCCAAAATTAATGTGAAATACGGGGATAAAGTTCAAAGAGGCGATCTTGTCGGTCTTGTCGGGAGCACGGGAAAGTTTTCTACGGGACCCCATCTTCACTATCAAGTGGCTGTGAATGATAGAGTTGTAGATCCTATTCATTACATTTTGGATTAG
- a CDS encoding sigma-54-dependent transcriptional regulator produces MAERILVVDDDKGVREALSEFLLSLGYTVVMAENGEEALKQYRKGDFDVIMADLIMPNMDGMELLRRIREAKNDEVIFLMITGHPSIGTAVEAINRGADDYITKPFHLEDVRLRVTKALEKQTLKGRLKTAQGLAWGLMLSIPLWLLLGIILVILFKG; encoded by the coding sequence ATGGCTGAACGCATCTTGGTTGTGGATGACGACAAGGGAGTTCGGGAAGCCCTGTCAGAGTTCTTGCTATCATTGGGTTATACCGTCGTCATGGCCGAAAATGGTGAAGAGGCCCTGAAACAATATCGTAAGGGTGACTTTGACGTGATAATGGCGGACTTGATTATGCCCAATATGGATGGCATGGAATTGTTGAGGCGTATCCGTGAGGCCAAAAATGATGAGGTAATTTTTCTGATGATCACTGGACATCCCTCCATTGGCACGGCGGTGGAGGCTATTAATCGTGGGGCCGATGATTATATTACCAAACCCTTCCATCTCGAGGACGTCAGGTTGCGGGTAACGAAAGCCTTGGAAAAACAAACCCTAAAAGGCCGCTTAAAAACAGCTCAAGGCTTGGCCTGGGGTTTAATGTTGTCCATTCCTCTTTGGCTCTTATTGGGGATAATTCTGGTTATCCTGTTCAAAGGATAA
- a CDS encoding transketolase C-terminal domain-containing protein gives MSEALESEVKTNPQGDPITSAPAAPSVDSEKGRKDPHGEAKRQRVVSPEYMFFEAPREREFITGSECAKEAVRRSNVDMSVAYPITPQSETLQLIGVLYGEGYVKEFYRGEEEYGVMSAIAGASRAGVRAFTATAGPGTLRGLEPIVSWAGHRLPAVCMFTCRVVNAPLAIQPDNIEIAYLLNSGMLVFHAENQQDLFDFIMKGFIISEKNDVTLPVGVCCDGFFVTHARGYCAMQDRGLKLPPRDPYRGSVPVLDAENPPARLSRDAPVQKSNFMAYNIHAVWQQEVWAGVERSRKYINQYMDGLLEAQDVEDADVLLIASGSAAAQSREAVRQCKEKGIKAGLIKIRSLRPFPTNELRELCGKAKLIVIPEFNYVGWLAKDVATAIYGFSNAKIVAGPHVYGGMSMPVEMITDEVECGLTGKKSNTVPESHIMGTVDPAAVAHFMKSI, from the coding sequence ATGAGCGAAGCCCTTGAATCAGAAGTTAAAACAAATCCCCAAGGTGATCCAATTACGAGTGCGCCGGCTGCACCATCGGTAGATAGCGAAAAGGGGAGAAAGGACCCTCATGGAGAGGCCAAGCGCCAGAGGGTTGTCTCTCCAGAGTATATGTTTTTTGAGGCTCCCAGGGAACGGGAATTCATTACCGGGAGTGAATGTGCAAAAGAGGCGGTGAGGCGCTCAAATGTAGATATGTCCGTGGCCTATCCCATTACCCCACAAAGCGAAACCTTGCAATTAATCGGAGTCTTGTATGGTGAAGGGTATGTGAAGGAATTCTATCGAGGTGAAGAAGAATATGGCGTCATGTCGGCAATTGCTGGCGCTTCCCGTGCAGGTGTTCGAGCTTTTACGGCTACAGCTGGTCCTGGAACATTGCGAGGTCTTGAGCCCATTGTCTCATGGGCCGGTCACCGCCTTCCCGCTGTTTGCATGTTTACGTGCAGGGTCGTGAATGCTCCATTGGCTATCCAACCTGATAATATTGAAATTGCCTACCTTTTAAATAGCGGAATGTTGGTCTTTCATGCGGAAAATCAACAGGATCTGTTTGACTTTATCATGAAGGGTTTTATCATCAGCGAAAAAAATGATGTGACCCTTCCTGTGGGTGTCTGTTGTGATGGTTTTTTTGTGACTCATGCTCGAGGGTATTGTGCGATGCAGGATCGTGGGCTCAAGCTCCCGCCTCGAGACCCTTACCGAGGATCGGTCCCGGTTTTAGATGCGGAGAACCCCCCAGCTCGATTGTCCCGTGATGCTCCAGTGCAAAAATCTAATTTTATGGCCTACAACATTCATGCGGTGTGGCAGCAGGAAGTATGGGCTGGGGTAGAACGATCACGGAAATATATTAATCAATATATGGATGGATTGTTAGAAGCTCAGGATGTGGAAGACGCAGATGTTCTCCTTATTGCTTCGGGGAGTGCTGCGGCGCAATCCCGCGAAGCGGTTCGCCAATGTAAAGAGAAAGGCATTAAGGCAGGATTAATCAAAATTCGTTCCTTGCGACCTTTCCCAACAAACGAATTAAGAGAGCTGTGTGGGAAGGCCAAGCTTATTGTTATCCCGGAATTTAATTATGTCGGATGGTTGGCCAAAGATGTGGCTACGGCAATTTATGGTTTCTCCAACGCAAAAATTGTGGCAGGTCCACATGTCTACGGTGGGATGTCAATGCCAGTTGAGATGATTACGGATGAAGTGGAATGTGGTTTAACCGGTAAGAAGTCGAATACGGTTCCAGAATCTCATATTATGGGAACGGTGGATCCAGCAGCGGTTGCTCATTTTATGAAGAGCATTTAG